The Burkholderiales bacterium sequence TCGTCGCGCGCCGCGAAGTAGGCGAGGCGGGTCTGCGCGATCTCCGAGAACCGTCCGCTCGGATACTCGCGCAGGTAGGCTAGCCAGTCCGCCGTTTCCTTCGACCCCTTCACCCGGTCCCACGCCTCCAGCTCGCGGCGCATCTGCGCCTCCAGCTCCGCCTCGGACAGCTTCCGCGCCTGCGGGAACAGGAACACGTCGCTCTCGAGCGAGGTCGACTCCCAGGGCACCTGCGCGCCCTTCGACGCGATGCGAACCGCGAGCCGCACGCGCTTCAGCGCATCCTCCAGCCGTGTCGCCGGCGCCCCCAGCTCGCGCACGAGGTGCTCCGCGTACAACCCCGACTGCCCTCCGCTCCCGATGGCATCCGCCGCCACGCTCCCCGGCGCCGTCGAGAACGCGAGCAGGCTCGAGGGCGGCGCGTCGAACTGCGACAGCCCCTTCTGCGATGGCCGGTACGCACCACCGAACGGGTTGTCGCGGCACGCATCGAGCACGATCACGAACGTCCTGCCCTTCGCCTGCGCGAGTCCGGTCAGCAGCGACGCCAGGTCCAGGCACTGCGCCGGCAGGTCCGCCGCCGTGTTCACCCGCGCGTCGACCGGCAGCAGGTAGTTGCGCCAGTCGAGCTGCGCACCGTGGCCCGCGTAGTAGAAGAACACCAGCTTCGCCTCGCTCCGCTGCGCCGACTCGGCGAAGCGTTTCGTCGCGTCGAAGAGCGTGACCCGGTCCGCGTTCGTGCGCAGGTCGACCCCGAAGCCGGCGCGCTCCAGCAGCCCCGCCATCGCCTTCGCGTCGTTGACCGCGTTGCCGAGCGGCGCCCCGGGATAGGCGTCGTTGCCGACGACCAGCGCGATCCGCGACGGATCCGCCGCCGCACCGGCCGGCAGCACGACCCCCGGCGCGAGCGCGAGCGCCGCGCCGAGTCGCAGGAACTCGCGACGCGAGGGATCGCGGCGGATCACGTGTCCGGCTCGGCCCATCCGCTCAAGCCTGCCGCCAGATCCGCTGTCGGCACGACACCATCTCGCGCCGTTCCGAATGCTGGGCGCGCATGCTGCGGCCGTCGTAGCGGATCGTGTCGGTGCGCAGCGAGTAGTTGACGCCCGGCACGAGCCAGTGGCGGATCGTGAGCCGGGAGCCGAAATTGTTGAAGCCCTCGCCGTCGATGCGGAAGGCCTCGACCTCGCCGAACGGCAGCTTGACGCGCTCGCGCGCGACGACGACGTAGTCGTAGTAGGAGTCCGAGCCCTCGACACCGCGCTGGAACCGGAAGCGCGTCGTCCAGCGCTTGCCAACCTGGACTTCGGCGGGAATCGCCTGCAGGCGCGGCTCGTAGGTCGCGCCGTCCCACGCGAGCGGGTTGCCCATGCTGTCGAGCACGATGAACCCGTTGTTGATCACGACGCGGTCCGCGTCGAGGTCGACGCTCGTGATGCGCCATTCGAGCCGCCGCGTCGGCCCCCCGTACACCGGGTCGGACTGCAGGTAGACGACCTCGTCGCCGACCGAGTAGCCGCGGTCGATCGCGTACGTCCCTGCCGAATTCGGGTTCGGCGACGGACGCATCAGCGCCGGGAAGTCGCCTCCCGGCGCGACGACGAGCTGCACCGGCGCCCTCGGTCCTGCATCCGCGGACGCAAGCGAGGTCACCGGCGGCGCGGCGGGCGCGGCCAGCGCCGGCGCCGCGGACGGCGCCGCATCCGCGGGCGACGCGAGTTGAGCCGGCACTGCTGCCGGCACCGCCGCCATCGGCGGGACAGGTGCGGCCGCCACCTGCACCGGCGCGCGCGCCTCCTCGTCGCGCGCCGCGAAGTACGCCAAGCGCGACTGCGCGATCTCGGCGAATCGCCCGCTCGGATACTCGCGCAGATACGCGATCCAGTCGTCCGCGCGCTTCGATCCCTTGACGCGGTTCCACGCCTCGAGTTCGCGCTCGAGCGCCTGCTCGATCTCCGCCTCGGTGAGCTTCTTCGCGGCCGGGAACAGGAACACGTCGCTCTCGAGCGAGGTCGACTCCCAGGGCACCTGCGCGCCCTTCGACGCGATGCGAACCGCGAGCCGCACGCGCTTCAGCGCATCCTCCAGCCGTATCGCCGGCGCCCCCAGCTCGCGCACGAGGTGCTCCGCGTACAACCCCGACTGCCCTCCGCTCCCGATGGCGTCCGCCGCCACGCTCCCCGGCGCGGTCGAAAACGCGAGCAGGCTCGAGGGCGGTGCGTCGAACTGCGACAGCCCCTTCTGCGCCGGCCGAAACGCCCCGCCGAACGGATTGTCGCGGCATGCGTCGAGCACGATCACGAACGTCCTGCCCTTCGCCCGCGCGAGTCCGGTCAGCAGCGACGCCAGGTCGAGGCACTGCGCGGGCAGGTCCGCCGCCGTGTTCACCTTCGCGTCGACCGGCAGCAGATAGTTGCGCCAGTCGAGCTGCGCGCCGTGGCCCGCGTAGTAGAAGAACACCAGCTTCGCCTCGCTCCGCTGCGCCGACTCGGCGAAGCGTTTCGTCGCGTCGAAGAGCGTGACCCGGTCCGCGTTCGTGCGCAGGTCGACCCCGAAGCCGGCGCGCTCCAGCAGCCCCGCCATCGCCTTCGCGTCGTTGACCGCGTTGCCGAGCGGCGCCCCGGGATAGGCGTCGTTGCCGACGACCAGCGCGATCCGCGACGGATCCGCCGCCGCACCGGCCGGCAGCACGACCCCCGGCGCGAGCGCGAGCGCCGCGCCGAGTCGCAGGAACTCGCGACGCGTCGGTCGGCGAAGGTTCATCGGCGCTCCCCCCGGGCCCCGCGTCAGCGTGCGTCCGCACGCTCCCTCAAGCTTCCCTGGTCGGGCCGCGCTGCCGCGACCGCCGCCCACCGGCGCCGCGCCTCGTCGCGCAGGTCATTCTGCTCGAGCCACAGCGCGTAGGCGACGCGCTCGGACACCGCGGCGTCCGCCGCCGGAGCGAGCGCCTTCGCCTGCGCCTGCAATTCCGCAGGCGCGACGCGGAACTCCGCCCGCGCGACCTGGACGACCTCCGACCCGACCCGCGCCTTGACCTGCAGCGCGTACGCCTGCCCGGGCACGAGCGGACGCGCCTCGGGCACCTTCACGCGGCGTTCCGGCGTCGTCGTCTCGAACACGGCCGCACCGGAGGCGTCGATCACCGCGACATCGTAGACGGTGCCGGTGCGGGAGTCCGTCCACGCGAGATCGGGATGCATCGACAGCACCTGCGGGTCCGGCGCGATCACGCGCAGCCCCAGGTTGCGCATCACGACCGCGCCCTGCACGAGGCCGGTCGGCTTGAGACGCATCGTCGCGGGCCCGGGCGCCGCGCGCGCGTGGACGGTCGCGCCCTGCGATGCGTGCGGCTGCTGCACATCCACCGACACGAATCCCGGGCCACGCAGCTCGTACTGCGCTCCGTTCGCGTAGTAGATCAACGCGACGCGGGCGCCGGCGGCCAGATCGACCTTCCGCCCGGCGTCGAGCTGCTGCAGCATCGCCACCGACGCGCCCGCGAGCGTCGCCGCGCCCTGCACGTCGGTCACGACGGCGACCGGCTGCGCGAGCGCGCTTCCCCAGGCGATCGCGTGCACCGTGATCGCGGCGCACGCGCGCCTGACGATGCGCGCGGTCTTCTTCAGCGCCATCCGACGACCTCCAGCGACGTGTGCCCCTTGATAGCGTGGACGCCGAGCGGCACCAGTCCCGGCCGCTCGCCGATGCGCATCGCGACGTCCTTCGTCATCACCAGCGGCACCCCGACCTCCTTGGTCAGCGACTCGAGGCGCGACGCGACGTTCACGCAATCGCCGATCGCCGTGTACGAATGCCGCGTCGCCGCGCCGACGTGCCCCACCGTGGCTTCGCCGCACGCGAGCCCGATGCCGATCGCGAGCGGTGCCCCGTCGGGGCCGCGTGCAGTGTCGCCGATCCGCCGGACACGCTCAAGCACCTCGATCGCCGCGTCGAACGCGGCGCCGCAGGGGTCGTCCATCCGCGCGGGGGCGCCGAAGAACGCGAGGACGCCGTCGCCCATGAACTTGTCGACCGTCCCGCCGCGACCGTGGATCGCGGCGGTCGCCTGCTCGGCGAGATCGTTCAAGAGCGCGAGCACGCGGTCCGGCGGTTCCCGCTCCGCGCGCGTCGTGAAACCGCGCACGTCCATCACCAGCACGCAGATGAACCGGCGAGCGCTCGCGAGCCCTTCGAGCCGGCCCGCCTCGATCTCGGCCATCACCTGCGGGCTCACGTAGCCCGCGAACACGCCGCGCAGGCGAACGCGCTCGCGCCACGCGACGGCAGCCTCGAACGCGAGCCTCGCTCCCGTTGCCAGCGCGAGCGTGACGATCGCCGGCGCGACGGGCAGGAGCAGGTCGCGCGAAAGCGCCCACAGGCCCGCGCCGAGCGCAGCCGCGCCGCCGGCGATGACCGTCGCTGCGGCGGTCCCCGGCCGCCGGCCGCCCAGCCACGCGAGTCCGGCGAGCGCGGCGAGAATCGTCGCGAGCCACGCTGGCAGCGACCCGACCGTGCGGCCCGCGAGCATCGTGCGCAGTGCTTGCGCGTGGACGAGCACGCCCGGCTCGGCGCCCTCGGCCTGCCTGCCTCGGACGAGAGGCACGGGAACATGCGTCCGGTCCGAGAATGGAAGGACCGATCCCACGAGCAGGATCCGGCCGCCGAGCGACTCCGCCAGCATGCGCTCGTCACCGCTGCCGGCCCACCCCAGCACGGTGCCGAGCGGAATCACGTCGAAACCGTCGCCGAGCGCGTAGTTGATCCGGCCCGCGACCGGCTGGACGCCGAGCATGCGCGCGATCTGCCCGACGAACGTGGGGACTGGTTCCTCCCGGTCGCCCAGCCGCTCGTCGAACGAGCGAACGACGCCGTCCGGATCGGCTCGCCATAGAGCGAATCCGGCGCCCTCCTGCCCTGCGGCGACCAGGAAGACCGGATGGACCGGGCGCGGACGCCCGCTTTCGTCGACCGTCAGCGCCAGCACGACGTCGCCGACCTGCCGCATGCGCAGGATGCCGTCGACCAGCGCCGCGTCGAGGTCCGGTGCGATCGCGGCGTAGCTGCGGTCGGGGAGCACGAGGTCGAGGCCGACGATTCGCGCGCGGGCGCGGGCCGCCATGGTGAGCAGCGCGCCGAGTTGGCGCTGCCAGAGCGTGATCGGCTCGGGGATTTGCGCTACGGTCGCCTCGTCGATGCCGAGGATCAGGATGCCGTCGTCGGGGACGGCGGCACCGCGCAGCAGCGCGAACCCGGCATCGGTCAGTCGACGCTCGAGCGGCGCGGCGAAATCGAGCGCGTAGATGGCCGCCCCTGCGATCATCGCGAGGACGAGACCGCTCAGCCGCTGAAGGATCGCGGGATCGGCGGTGTTCATGCAGGCGTCAGGACCCAGGCCGGCTACGCACCCGTCGGCGCCGGCCGTTCCGGACACGGATACGATTTCAGCGTCCGGTTCCGAGGCGGGCCACCGCCGGGCGACTCCAGCACCGGCGCCGCCCGGCTGCGCGGCGGGTTCAGCTATAATTTCACACTTTCGGAGAGATGGCCGAGTGGTCGAAGGCGCCTGACTCGAAATCAGGTATACGGCAACGTATCGGGGGTTCGAATCCCTCTCTCTCCGCCAAGCCAAAGGGCCTCGCAAGAGGCCCTTTCGCTTGGCGGACAGGAGGGTGAGAACCGGTTCGCACGATCGACGCGACCGCGGCGATCGCGCGACCGCTAACCCGCGCGCAACGCGCGCCGCGTTAAGCCAAGCGTGAGCGCGGCGGCGGTCGCTCATCCCTCTCTCTCCGCCAAGCCAAGGGGCCTCGCAAGAGGCCCTTTCGCTTGGTGGACAGGAGGGTGAGAACCGGTTCGCACGATCGACGCGACCGCGGCGATCGCGCAACCGCTAACCCGCGCGCAACGCGGTCAGGGTCGGGCGCTGATCTCGGCGAGCCGCAGCACGAACGCGGGCGCAGGTGCCCTCGTCGCGCGTTCCGTCCCGGCGGCGTTCGCCGAGGCTTCGAGCGAACCCAGCAGTCCCTCGAGTTGCAGGCGGTCCGCTTCGGACAGGCCCTCGACGAACTCGACGATCCAGGTCTCGTGCTCGTCGGTCATGGTGCGGACGCGTTCGCGCCCGCGAACCGTCAGCCGCACGACCGACGCACGGCGGTCGACCGAGTCGACCGAACGCTCGACGAGGCCGTCGACGACGAGTTGCGCGACGATCCCGGTGACGTTGCCGCCGGTGACTCTCATGCGGCGGGATATCTCGCCCATCCGCAAGCCGGCCGGCGCGCAGTCGAGCTGGGTCAGCAGGTCGAAGCGCGGCAGCGTCGTCGCGAATCGTTCGCGCAGCCGTTTGCGAACCGTACGCTCGATCGCCGTCGTGCACGCCACGAGCTGCACCCAGGTCCGCAGCGCTCCACGGCGCGCGTCCTCTTCGTGCGGCGCCGCGCTCTGCCTCCGTGCGTCCATCGAAGTCGCCATCCCGTCCTCCGTCTGCCTCGCTCGCGCCGCCCACGGCGGATGTGCACGCCCGCCCGGTTTCCGCCCGCGTTGCGGCGGATCGGGGTCGTTACCGCGGCCATCGCGGCGGCGACCCCGAAGGGACGTTACGCACGCGGCACGCGGGCGGAAGTCTTCGCGAGGTCCGCCACGGCCTCGATCAGCCGGGTCGCGAGCGGATCGGGCACCCGATGCTTGAGCGTAACCGCTCCGAACGGCACCGCAACGCGGGGCAGGTCCACGTTCAGGATCGCAAGCATGGACTTGAGGACGCTGTTCGCGTGATAATGGAAGGTTCCGAAGCAGAGGTAGTCGGCTTCGAGCACCATTCCGAGCGCCACCGGCGCGGACGCCGATTCGATCGCATGGCGCGGCATCGTGTAGCCGGCCTTGTGCAGCGTGCGTTGAATGTGGTCGTAGGACAGTGCCCCCCACTGCGGCGTCACCCAGTTCTCGTCGGCGAGTTCTGCGTACCCGACCTTCCGCAGGCCCGCGAATCGGTGCGACGACCGGGACAGGATGCAGATCGCATCCTCGAACAGCGTGTGGAAGGCGAGATCGGGGTCGGAGCGGATCGGCGCGAGGCGCGAGAAGTAGAGGTCGATCGTCCGCGCCCTGAGCATGTCGAGCAGCACCTCCTCGTCGGCTTCGCGGATCGTGACCGTGGCGTCACGGGCCGGGCCCAGCACCTGCGCCAGCGCCTTGGGCAGGATGCCCTGTGCCCAGCCGCCGCCGCCCGCGCCGACCCGCAACACCTGCCCCTCGCCGCGGGAAACGGCTTCCAGATCCTCGGCCGCGAGGCTCAGTTCGCCGAAGACCGCGCTGGCGCGGCGAACGAAGCTCGCCGCGTGCACCGTGGGAGTCACTCCCTGCGACGTGCGGTCGAACAGCGGAACGCCCAGCGTGCGCTCGAGGTCCGCGATCGCCGCGGTCACCGCAGGTTGCGTCAGGTGCAGGAAACGCGCGGCCTTGCGGAAGCTCCCGTGCTCCATGACGGTGAGGAACACGCGCATCTCCCGCAGCTTGACCTGCCGGCCCAGCCGCCCCCCCCCATTCGTTCGAGACCATCGGTCCCTCGGCCCGGTTTCGCGATAAGGAATTCTAATCGCGATGGCGAAAAGCGTGATCGATCGGCACTCGGTTTTCGGGTTTGGGGGCCTCGGGTTCGGAGTTCGGGCGGGGAGTCGATCCGCGGCGAGCGCGCCAAAAGCGAAAACGGGGCCTTCGCCCCGTTTTCAACCATTCCGTCCGGCCGGCGGGCGCTACTTCTTCGGCGCCGCCTTGGCGGGCGCAGGCGCGGGCGCGCCAGCCGGCATCTGCGGCGGCGCCACGGACTTGCCCTTCGCCTTCATGTCGGCGTAGTAGCGGGCCGCGACCCGGTCCTCGGTGCGCACGAGCAACTGCTTGTTCGCTTCGGCCGTCGCGGCGTCCTTGGCTTTCTTCTCCTCGGCCGCCGCCTTCTGCGCGTCGGTGAGCGGCGGGGGCGCCGGCAGCTTCGCCACCGCCACGCCGAAGCACGCGACCACCAGCGTCGCCCCGATCAGTGCCCGGATCGTCGTCATCGTCCCTCCTCCTCGTGTCCAGCCGGCGTCACGCCGTGCGGTGCTGCATCGCCGGGGCCGTCTCCGCGGCGGACGCCTTCCCGGACTTCACGTCGTGGTACCAGTACTCATGGTGCTCCTTCGCCCAGGTCTCGTCGACGTACCCGGTGCGCATGCCGTCGTAGGCGCCGGCGAGCCCGATCGTGCCGAGGTAGATGTGCCCGAGGCCGACCGCGATGAAGAGCGTCGCACCGACGAGATGGACGATGTTCGCCACCTGCATGGTCGCGCGCGTCTGGTTGAAGTTCGGGAAATCGAGAATCAAGCCGCTGACGCCGACCACGACGCCCAGCACGCCGACGCCGAGCCAGAACCACAGCTTCTCGCCCGCGTTGAACTTGTGCGAGGGCACGTGATCGCCGGAGAGGAAGCCGCCGAGCTTCGCGAGCCAGGCGCCGTCGCCCTTCTGCGGGAAGTTGTCGCGGAGGTAGGTGAAGAACATCAGGACCGTGCAGACGACGAACAGCGGCCCGACGAAGTTGTGCAGGTTCTTCGCGAGGATCGCGAGCCAGGAGAACAGCGTGTAGCCGATGAGCGGCAGCAGCAGGTTCTTGCCGAACAGGATCACGAGCCCGGACACCGCGAGGATCACGAAGCTCACCGCCATCGCCCAGTGGATGATCCGCTGGCCGGCGCCAAACCGCAGGATCGTGCGCCCGGTCGGCGCTCCGCGCAGCCGGATCGTGCCGCGGCGCCAGTAGAACGCGGCGATCACGAGCACGACGGCGACGAGCAGCCAGCCGCCCCAGACCGAGAGTTGGCCGTCGCGCAGCGCGCGCCAGGTCTGCCCGGACGGCATGATGAGCACGTCGGTCTCCCGCCCGCGGACGACCGTGGACTGCGGCATGCCGGAACGCACTTCGTTCCAGACCGGCTGGTTGTTGAGCGGCTGTTGCTGCTGCTGCAGCACCTGCGCCTTCGCCGCGTCGGCCTCCTGCGGATCGACGGCGGGAGACTGGGCGGCGGCGAGGGCGATCCACCCGCAAGCGCCTAGCGCGACGAGCGCGCGCGCGATCATGCGTCGCATCGGGGTTCCTCCGTCAGGTGCCGATCCGCTTGTACTCGTTCTGCGCCTGGGTGCGCGTGCGCGTTTCGTTCTCCCATTGCTGCTGGTTGCCGTTGAACGGCGCACTGGCATAGGGAGGGACGTCCGGCTTGCCCTGGTAGGTGCCCTGCTTGTAGCGCACCACCTGCGGCTGCTCGCCGCACGCCGCGAGCCCGAGGGCCGCGGCTGCGACGACGATGGTCCAGAGACGTGCGCTCACGACTTGCCTCCCTTCGCGGGGGCGGACTGCGGCGCTTGCCCCGGTTGACCATAGGCGGTGGCCCAGCCCCAGACCTCACCGCCGCGACCGCGCACCGTCACGCGCTGGCGGTAGATGTCGGCGATGACGTCGCCGTCGCCGCCGAGCAGCGCCTTGGTCGAGCACATTTCGGCGCACGCCGGGAGCTTGCCTTCCGCGAGGCGGTTGCGTCCGTACTTCTTGAACTCCTCCTCGCTGCCGTTCGCCTCGGGTCCGCCGGCGCAGAACGTGCACTTGTCCATCTTGCCGCGCACGCCGAACGCGCCGGCCTGCGGGAACTGCGGCGCGCCGAACGGGCAGGCGTAGAAGCAGTAGCCGCAGCCGATGCACAGATCCTTGTCGTGCAGCACCACGCCTTCCTCGGAGCGGTAGAAGCAGTCGACCGGGCACACCGCCATGCAGGGCGCGTCCGAACAGTGCATGCAGGCGACCGACATCGAGCGCTCGCCGGGCACGCCGTCGTTGATCGTGACGACGCGCCGCCGGTTCACGCCCCAAGGGATCTCGTGCTCCTGCTTGCACGCGGTGACGCAGCCGTTGCACTCGATGCAACGCTCCGCGTCGCAGAGGAATTTCATCCGGGCCATCTGGGTCTCCTCGTCGGTCCGCGCGGGTCAGGCCTTGGCGACCTGGCAGAGCGTCGTCTTGGTCTCCTGCATCATCGTCACCGCGTCGTACCCGTAGGTCGTGGCGGTGTTGACGGCCTCTCCGCGCACCACCGGGTGCGCGCCCTCCGGGTAGTACTCGAGCATGTCCTTGCCCATCCACCAGCCGGAGAAGTGGAACGGGACGAACGAGGTCCCGGGGCCCACGCGCTCGGTGACGAGCGCCTTGACCTTGAGCTGCGCGCCGGTGGGCGTCTTCACCCACACGTACTCGCCGTCGCGGATGCCGCGGTCGTTCGCGTCCTTCGGATTGATCTCGACGAAGTTCTCCTGCTGCAGTTCGGCGAGCCAGGGATTGCTGCGCGTCTCCTCGCCGCCGCCCTCGTACTCGACCAGCCGGCCCGACGTGAGGACGATCGGGAACTCCTTCGAGATGTCCTTGTTCTTCTCCTGCAGCGTCTTGAACAGCGTCGGCAGGCGCCAGAACACCTTCTTGTCGTCGTGCGTCGGGTACTTGGCGACGAGGTCGGGGCGCGGCGAGTAGATCGGCTCGCGGTGCTGCGGGATGCCGTCGGGGAAGTTCCAGACGATCGCCCGCGCCTTCGCGTTGCCCCAGGGATGTGCGCCGTGCTTCATCGCCACGCGCTGGATGCCGCCGGAGAGATCGGTCTTCCAGTTCTTGCCTTCGGCCGCCTTCTTCTCGGCGTCGGTCAGCTCGTCCCACCAGCCCAGCTTCTTCAGGAGCACGTGGTCGAACTCGGGATAGCCGAACGTCAGGTCGCCGTCCTTCGGGTAGCTGCCGTCCTCGGCCAGCAGACTCACGCCGTCGCGCTCGATGCCGAAGTTCGCGCGGAAGCAGCCTCCGCCGTTCATCATCGAGCGGGAGGTCATGTACAGGTTCGGGGAGCCCGGGTGCTTGATCTCCGCCGTCCCGTAGCAAGGCCACGGCAGGCCGAAGTAGTCGCCGTCGCAAGGCCCGCCCTTCGCGCGCAACGTCTTCACGTCGAAGGTGTTCATGTTCTTCATGTGGAGCTTCAGGCGCTCCGGGGACTGCCCGGTGTAGCCGATCGTCCAGGTCGCGCGGTTGATCTCGCGCAGCACCGACTCGATCTCCGGCTCCTCGAACTTGCGGTCGCCGTCCGGCTTCTCGAGCTTGTAGTTCTTGACGAACTCGGCGCCGTAGCCGAACTTCTTCGCGAACGCGTACATGATCGCGTGGTCGGTCTGCGACTCGAACAGCGGCGAGATGACGCGCTCGCGCCACTGCAGCGAGCGGTTCGACGCCGTGGCCGACCCCTTGGTCTCGAGTTGGGTCGCGGCCGGCAGCAGGTACACGCCGTCCTTGCGCACCATCGCCGCCATCGCGGCGGTCGCCGACGGATAGGGGTCGATGACGACGACGAGGTCGAGCTTCTTCATCGCCTCGACCATCTCCTTGCCGCGCGTCTGGCTGTTCGGCGCGTGGCCCCAGTAGACGATCGCGCGCAGGTTCGAGTCCTGGTCGATGTTCTCGTTCTTCTCGAGCACGCCGTCGATCCAGCGCGACACCGTCATGCCCGACTTCTCCATCATCGCCTGCGAGGCGAAGCGGCCCTTGATCCACTCGTAGTCGACGCCCCACACCGCGGCGTAGTGCTTCCACGCGCCCGCCGCGATCCCGTAGTAGCCGGGCAGCGAGTCCGGGTTCGGGCCGATGTCGGTCGCGCCCTGCACGTTGTCGTGGCCGCGGAAGATGTTCGCGCCGCCGCCGGACACGCCGATGTTGCCGAGCGCGAGCTGCACGATGCAGGACGCGCGCACCATCGCGTTGCCGATCGAGTGCTGCGTCTGGCCCATGCACCACACCAGCGTCGACGGCCGGTTCTTGGCCATCATCTCGGCGGCCTTGTAGACCTGCGCCTCGGGGACGCCGCAGGCCTCCTCGACCTTGTCGGGCGACCACTTCGCCAGCACGTCCTCGCGCACCTTGTCCATGCCGTAGACGCGGTCGTGGATGTACTGCTTGTCCTCCCAGCCGTTCTTGAAGATGTGGTAGAGGATGCCGAACAGGAACGGGATGTCGGTGCCCGACCGGATCCGGCAGTGCAGGTCCGCCTTCGCCGCGGTACGCGTGAAGCGCGGATCGGCGACGATCATCTTCGCGCCGTTCTCCTTCGCGTGCAGCATGTGCATCATCGAGACCGGATGCGCCTCCGCCGCGTTCGACCCGATATACAGAGCGCACTTGCTGTTCTGCATGTCGTTGTACGAATTGGTCATCGCGCCGTAGCCCCAGGTGTTCGCGACGCCCGAGACCGTGGTCGAGTGGCAGATGCGCGCCTGGTGGTCCATGTTGTTCGTGCCGAAGTACGACACGAACTTGCGCAGCAGGTAGGACTGCTCGTTGTTGTGCTTCGAGCTGCCGACCCAGAACGTCGCGTCCGGCCCGGAGTCCTTGCGGATCGCGAGGAGCTTGTCGCCGACCTCGTTGATCGCCTGGTCCCACGAGATCTTCTGCCACTTGCCGTCGACGAGCTTCATCGGGCTCTTCAGCCGGTACTCGCCGTGGCCGTGCTCGCGGATCGACGCGCCCTTGGCGCAGTGCGCGCCGAGGTTGAGCGGCGAATCGAACACCGGCTCCTGGCGCACCCAGACGCCGTTGGACGTGTACGCGTCGATCGCGCAACCGACCGAGCAGTGGGTGCAGACGGTGCGGTGGACCTCCATCTTCGACTCGTTCCCCGCCTTCTGCGCCTTCGCGGGCTGGATCGCGCCGTAGGGCAGCTGGGTCGCGAACGCACCCGCGCCGGCGACGAGCCCGGAGCGCTTGAGGAACGTGCGCCGGTCGATCGTCGGGGCGAAGGCACCGGAGGTCCGCTTGAGCCGCGGGGCGGCGGCGGGCGCGGTATCGGTCTTGCGCGAGAGCAGCATGGCGATCCTCCGGTCAGATGCGCGTCGAAGCGTAATAGCGCTTCACGTGCGCCGATTCGCGGTAGCCCGGTGAATCACCGGATTCCGGCGCGGCCTCCGCCACCGCGGTCGCGGCCCGGGCGGGCGAGGCCGCCGCCACCGCGCCGGCGCCGCCCGCCGACATCGCGAGCAGGAAACGACGACGCTTGAGGTCGGTCGAGGCC is a genomic window containing:
- a CDS encoding formate dehydrogenase subunit gamma: MRRMIARALVALGACGWIALAAAQSPAVDPQEADAAKAQVLQQQQQPLNNQPVWNEVRSGMPQSTVVRGRETDVLIMPSGQTWRALRDGQLSVWGGWLLVAVVLVIAAFYWRRGTIRLRGAPTGRTILRFGAGQRIIHWAMAVSFVILAVSGLVILFGKNLLLPLIGYTLFSWLAILAKNLHNFVGPLFVVCTVLMFFTYLRDNFPQKGDGAWLAKLGGFLSGDHVPSHKFNAGEKLWFWLGVGVLGVVVGVSGLILDFPNFNQTRATMQVANIVHLVGATLFIAVGLGHIYLGTIGLAGAYDGMRTGYVDETWAKEHHEYWYHDVKSGKASAAETAPAMQHRTA
- a CDS encoding formate dehydrogenase subunit alpha gives rise to the protein MLLSRKTDTAPAAAPRLKRTSGAFAPTIDRRTFLKRSGLVAGAGAFATQLPYGAIQPAKAQKAGNESKMEVHRTVCTHCSVGCAIDAYTSNGVWVRQEPVFDSPLNLGAHCAKGASIREHGHGEYRLKSPMKLVDGKWQKISWDQAINEVGDKLLAIRKDSGPDATFWVGSSKHNNEQSYLLRKFVSYFGTNNMDHQARICHSTTVSGVANTWGYGAMTNSYNDMQNSKCALYIGSNAAEAHPVSMMHMLHAKENGAKMIVADPRFTRTAAKADLHCRIRSGTDIPFLFGILYHIFKNGWEDKQYIHDRVYGMDKVREDVLAKWSPDKVEEACGVPEAQVYKAAEMMAKNRPSTLVWCMGQTQHSIGNAMVRASCIVQLALGNIGVSGGGANIFRGHDNVQGATDIGPNPDSLPGYYGIAAGAWKHYAAVWGVDYEWIKGRFASQAMMEKSGMTVSRWIDGVLEKNENIDQDSNLRAIVYWGHAPNSQTRGKEMVEAMKKLDLVVVIDPYPSATAAMAAMVRKDGVYLLPAATQLETKGSATASNRSLQWRERVISPLFESQTDHAIMYAFAKKFGYGAEFVKNYKLEKPDGDRKFEEPEIESVLREINRATWTIGYTGQSPERLKLHMKNMNTFDVKTLRAKGGPCDGDYFGLPWPCYGTAEIKHPGSPNLYMTSRSMMNGGGCFRANFGIERDGVSLLAEDGSYPKDGDLTFGYPEFDHVLLKKLGWWDELTDAEKKAAEGKNWKTDLSGGIQRVAMKHGAHPWGNAKARAIVWNFPDGIPQHREPIYSPRPDLVAKYPTHDDKKVFWRLPTLFKTLQEKNKDISKEFPIVLTSGRLVEYEGGGEETRSNPWLAELQQENFVEINPKDANDRGIRDGEYVWVKTPTGAQLKVKALVTERVGPGTSFVPFHFSGWWMGKDMLEYYPEGAHPVVRGEAVNTATTYGYDAVTMMQETKTTLCQVAKA
- a CDS encoding formate dehydrogenase, producing the protein MRDSPQIPPQASQPSASTDLKRRRFLLAMSAGGAGAVAAASPARAATAVAEAAPESGDSPGYRESAHVKRYYASTRI
- a CDS encoding 4Fe-4S dicluster domain-containing protein, producing the protein MARMKFLCDAERCIECNGCVTACKQEHEIPWGVNRRRVVTINDGVPGERSMSVACMHCSDAPCMAVCPVDCFYRSEEGVVLHDKDLCIGCGYCFYACPFGAPQFPQAGAFGVRGKMDKCTFCAGGPEANGSEEEFKKYGRNRLAEGKLPACAEMCSTKALLGGDGDVIADIYRQRVTVRGRGGEVWGWATAYGQPGQAPQSAPAKGGKS